acatgaaaacaaaggcattctttttaaattgttgtATTTATTGGAAAAAACTCTTACACAAAATAACATTACTCCCAAAAGTACCTATTCTGGAATAATGACTATTATATATGTTTGTGGATTTGAAGGAGCTTCAGGATCCAGGCATTGACTGGGAGAGTGCTGTACTGCCAGAAGAATCTAACAGCACAGTTGTGGTTCCTGAAATTGAATGCCCACTGGATGAGGAAACCCTGGAGGGACTTCAGAGAACAATTAATCCCTTGGAACATTCTGAGTCACACGGTTGTGACCTGTATATACAATTCTTGCTACAGGTGTGAAACCAACAGTGACACTTGACATGGACGTGAAAGTCAACGCTCTTTTAAGTTCTCAAATACTGGATTTCTTTGCTGAAACATTCAGATTACAAgtagacaagcaaacaaagcaCTTGCTTATTATCTATCAACGTAGGACCCTACACAAAGTTTTGAAGTCTTGTCATTTTCATGAAACAGCTACGAACATCTTAACAGCTAATGTTTAGAaacatttttactcatttagtTTCCAAATTACAAGACAACAATGTGTTAAACTCTGTGGAATCCACCACCATATCTAACTGCTGCACTCATTATGGTTTTAAACACTGTGTAAGTGTCCAGATgctgcactggaaaagtcaCAGTACAAGTTCATGCACTCACAACTGGGTAACAAATTGAGTGATCTCCCAGCCGCTCCTTACATTCGTGGTCAAACTTGCATGTTATTTTGAAATGTCTCTTTTCATCAGGAAGGATGGGAACATGGGACTGGCCggtcatccactggagcacatgCTGGACAGCAAGAGACTCTGATTTTTCACCACCTGCACCGCCTGTGTTTCCATCTGtgatgtttgaaaatgtttctgaagtcttttctaaataaaaagtacggtggcccctagagacaaagcacgtacaaactccaaaacacttgcaaactccaaagcacttgcaaactccaaaacacttgcaaactccaaaacacttgcaaacttcaaaacacttgcaaactccaaaacacttgcaaactccaaagcacttgcaaactccaaagcacttgcaaactccaaaacacttgcaaactccaaagcacttgcaaacttcaaaacacttgcaaactccaaaacacttgcaaactccaaagcacttgcaaactccaaaacacttgcaaactccaaaacacttgcaaactccaaaacacttgcaaactccaaaacacttgcaaaccctaaaacacaacggaagtgctccaggacgctaggggcagtgttgagcttttgttacatagtaactacacaagccacgaagtaccaatgaccggatttgggctgtaggccgcattttaaggccgattacgtcacagcgacacgacgaaggctgtcccaattcaaaggctgctccaaatgcagccctcaaatgcgtccttaatttccctgaattttaaggatgggtcggtgtagccttcatggcccaacataccccagatttcatagcgcggcggtggtgtggataattttgccgaaaaaacggcggaagcggagcggccgaagagtaaactttcagaagtaagtactgaatattatgtcacttatttatgcgcaaatgtttttataatgaagaacattaaaacattactgttggacACATGTCgggaaagttatgtgacattagcttggttttaaagcctttacttaaaaatattCGCGGTTCAATGGTCGACCTTAGTCTTACAGagatgtgatgatttcatggataattaaagtcagtcatatatccacaaacacaacaagctgaaagtcagtgatgctgctcggtttgcagtcctgaatatgacggcacaagcaggattcactgcactgttaatgtcagctatgttttattgttgcctctgttcggtggtgtcgagccaaatggactttaacgtgtgtttgaacgagctaaCGAGTGaacgttaagctgaaagaaagatgctttaatcacaggagtcacacatgtgtccactggaccatctgggaactcctcttgtttagcactcgtaataacacaaacgctaaatcctccttctcttgtgctgttctgtagcagtgtatacacctgagactgtcacctgtctgtctgtcctgcactctctctctgtttctttctctctgattgtagaataaaagtatgaacatgtatttataagttacacttgtgtttgaatcctgcagcttatcacacatttgatttccttgtgtgacaactgcaagtgtccagagtgaggacagactgagggacccactgctgcacatcatctgtgaggctttgcacccctgatgatccaccaggacaaactcagcagtgtgtgaggaagaggaggaggaagagccagcagcagctgacagatggagagaataaacagactgttccctgtttgtgaaggactggtagaaaagtttaacataactaatgtctgtcctgaatcaatCTTATTAGGTAAccttcaaataatgttatcattccagtgttttcagtgtgggagaaagtactcagggccttcaggttacacactatgaaaggcagcaacaagtttaatattcagaaacctaaagtatgtatcagcagcagaatggagctaaaaataaatgtttgtttcagttctatgaagctttgagtattttggattagtagcactgctgtgtttgttgcatcatattgctgtaattgtttatatgctttatatattctgaggtaagttgatctatagtgttacatcatattctataaggatgttatgtgtttgtgtactttctgcccagtttgacccatttagcagaagtcagcctgtttaaggctctgatatctattctgtatgacttaaagcagttatgacatggtctgattttctcacccaataaaggaatatttcatatatcagtctactcttcattttatcagaaacagttatcacagctcgtacattttatttttataaatatatgtaagcaatgagccaaatttagtaatgccaacatactgaaggaacaacatttgtctcttatatatgatacacctatatatatatatatatatatgcactgtcaaagatacttgtctttgagtgaagatttaaggtgataagacatataaataactgcaacttgaatctgtaagctcagtatttaacacagagttcatgttaactgccgtaataactaataatgattaatataataactataatactggccatataatatttacattaccaaagtgatatgactttagtctcatgaacaacattagcaaattgttatttactaactaatcttaaatgactgttcagtacagaaacgaagcccaaaaatcatgttttactgtcctgtggtctcagcctcagatacttatcaaatcacacaaagctcttgtagaaacaaacaaacaaatgaacaaaatatgttctctttcatttctgtcaaacaaagttgtatgacacgtttccagcggttagtatcatggttgctaggcaacctgggaagcgcgtcggtcattggtacttcatggcttgtgtagttactaggtaataaaagctcaacactgcccctagcgtcctggagcacttccgttgtgttttggggtttgcaagtgttttggagtttgcaagtgttttggagtttgcaagtgctttggagtttgcaagtgctttggagtttgcaagtgttttggagtttgcaagtgctttggagtttgcaagtgctttggagtttgcaagtgctttggagtttgcaagcgttttgaagtttgcaagtgttttgaagtttgcaagtgttttggattttgcaagtgctttggagtttgcaagtgttttggagtttgtgcgtgctttgtctctaggggccaccgtaaaaaAGCAATCTGGATTACAATGTTTTAAATTAACAACTAAGAATACTTCCTAGTGCCCTGCATGTTAAAGCAAAAATATTTAACAGATGCATACGGTATATATACAATACTATAGGTATATACAGCTAATACTATATAGTACCTGATGCTTCAATCTCCTGCAAGAAATCTTGCAAAACATTTATGATCTTCCTCTCAGTTCTCTCCCTAGATGTCCCCTTTTCACTGAAATGTGGTTGGCAGCTCATCATAATGAAATCAGCGTCTGGCTGTAAATAAGGAAATAAAGTAGATTATATTATAGATATATTGTTCATtcaaaactaataaataaatacagggtAATACAGTACAGATAAGTGGACTGTCTTTGGATCAGACTGAAGCTGCTATGTTAATACTTACTTTGAGGATTTTCCCAGGaacaaacaaactgtggcaAGCTTCAGGATTTACAGCCATCAGGTTCACAAGACCATACAGTTCCATGCCCTTTCTGAGCTGCTGTAGCACTGGAATCAGTCTTGTTGTAGAGTGTAAGACAatagcacttaaaaaaaaaaaaaaaaaaatgaaaaactagtTGGGGATGGGTTAATGATCTCTGACTTTTTCTCGCTTACCGTATCATGCTTTCCTTACTATCCATCTTTATCTGGTTTGTGTATCCACAGGTGACAATTTCATCAGCCCACATCATCAGAGACTGTATGTCTGCTGCATCTTCAACCTGGAAATGTataatgtgaaagaggaaatACAGAAGGttaaaagtgtttaaaacacCATACTCATAATATATCATGTGCCACAGCTAAACCAGGTGCTCACTTTGCTGATGAGCAGGGAAGATTCCACATCTGCAACATCCTCCTTAGACAGACAGCTGAACTCAACCTCTCCTGAGCAGAGGAAATTGTAGCACCATTCTTTGAAAAAGGCAGGAGATGGGCCTCCTTGGGCGAGGCTGACTGCAATTATTTCACCAACAGTTCTGTGAAGACAAATGATTATAATTCATTTTCAGGtaacatttacaaaaatatCGGATGCGTATTAAATGTAATACACAAAGCTCGTATGTAACCAACCTGAAGTTTTCATTATCAAGATTGGTCAGAGAATACTTGGGGTTTTTGCCCTTGTTCTCAGGTCCTTCAAAGAATCTGCTTTCAATACCTGAAATCATGTCTTTCATACAAAAAATATCcgcatttttaagttatccatTATTTATTGACACTAGGACAAAACAGGTAATAGGCAACTCACCACTCAAAAACTCTAAGTGCTCCTGTATCCACGCCTGCCTCTCCAATGAAAACCACCCTAAGAACACTGGTGGGagatgcagatttttttctctgccactgGAGAATGCCTCTGTCTGGAAGGTCTTCTCTGTCCACACACAACTTAAATTCTGTTGTGGTGTCGACTTGTTGTTCAATGCAACGCAATACATCTTCCACGCTTAACAAAAACGGTAGAAAACATCCTAAGTTctcaaagaaaaataatcatCTTTAGATTAAAAGAGGCTACCACATTAAACTTGATTAGAACTTATTGCAGCATGTTCTGTGCAACAATCTTTAACAATAATTTAAAGTAGTGTGAtcataaaatgttttatatgaAATTAAACCCCAGCTATTGTGTAAAAGATCTTACACATAATTTTAACAAATGGTTCTGCATAATAGTGTGTATATGAACTATAATAGAGCAAAAAGTACCTGTCTGTTGTGCATACTGAAGTTTGAGCTGGTGTGCATGTAGTTTGGTCATTTTCTTCAGGGACCATGCATTGAAAGCTGTTGACgaaacaaagttaaaaaaaaaacaactacatatGTTTGCGTGGACTGTTACTGATTAACATTTTTTCATAAACGGCTGAAAAAAGATTACCTATCCCCACACAGACTCGCATGGATTGTGATCTCATCTTCAGGAAAGTCCTTAGTGCATATTGGACAAATAACTTACAATTTCAAAAAAGGGGTACATGTTATGCATAGTGGGGAAAAGATCATTACCGATACAAAATTCATTGTAGTTACTATGGTTTTTAGTAATGTGCTAGGTTTACCTTGCATTTGCTTTTCACAATGCATAACTCAGATTCCTGCAGAATTAAAAAACAGTAATTGTGATACTATATTATTTAATCAAAATTGCTCATTTTGATTTCATCAAAATTGTCTCACCTCATCATCAGTCTCATCAGGAGAGAATTTTCCTTTGCACGTATTGATGTGTACTGCAAGCATCTGCAGAGGCATAACTTCATTACACTGGTAACATAACTTCTTTGGCATCTTTGAAAAGTGCTGTGAGTCGGGAGGTAGAGGAGATGTGTCTAATGTTTCCTGAAGAGGTACAATGTAAAAAGTGGATTTGCCACCTCCTGACACAGCTTTCAGTGTTTTGACAGAATATCCTTCTGTTTCAGGTGGAATTACAGTGAGCTTTCGTCGACCACTGCCACCTTTATTGACAGAAAGATAGCACAAACAATCAAGCAGCAAAAGTATCAACTACATAATCCTAATGCAGTATGAGCACGCAAGAAtgccaaaaacacacataaaaactgaattaaCAACAAACCTGTTGCCTTATGCAAGAGCCATCCTCCACAAAGATATTCCATTTTTGGAAAGGTTTCTTCCAGAAGTCTTGAAATCTTAGTTAAAAACACAGTTAAGCAGAATGGAACACTAAATGGACTGTGGCATATGATTCAGGCTAAATGCGTCTGCCAATGACTTATTTTAATACTGACTATACAAACTTACCTCTGCATGGTCACCATCTTCTGGAAGAGACACTGTTTGTCTCCCCATGCCAGCTTGTAGGAGTTCAAGCTCCTCAGCTGGCAAAGGTGTGTAGGATGTGTTTTTGGACAGCAAATAAAAACTGAGGCCTGTTGTCTTACTGCCTGCCTTAACAAGCTGCTTAGTAGATGTTAAACATCTCTTTTTACCACGGCTCAAGTTTGATTTGAAATATCCTGGAAATGATCTGTGGGATGAAAATGCATgagtttaaaaaatgcagtgttGCATAACATAACGGTTATTGtttaataaagttattaaaTATGACATCAGTCCTTAATagcacattttaatttaaaaatcaatGTTGATAAATTGATAAACCAATAACTTtaacacaaaaaaagcaaaaaccttGTCATCTCTTGCTGGATAGTCAGATTTCTAGGCTCCGGCTGCCCACTCTCTGTTGGCCTCCCTGAAGGATTTGTGGATATGTTGTTAAGCAGCAAAGACACCAGATTTCTTACTGCTGACTCAACTGCACCATTACCCTAAAAAACATGATTAGGATACACTGCCTCAGTAAGACTACGCTGGTAATTACCCATAAGGTTAGCTTAAACTCTACAGCTGCATCTGTAACTACAATTTCACAGCATATTAAACAGAAAGGACATCAAATTACtaaattcacaaaaaaaaaaattaaactcacCTGATACTGTGGTGTAGTATCATTGGAGCCATTGTTTGATTCTGCCATCTCTTCTTTGGCTGCAGAGTAAATCAAAAATCCCTCTATCTGCAAGAAGCCAGGCTGAGTGGACAGTGTTTCCGGTGTCCGGAATGCAGCAGCtagcgagctgattggagaccgtaagagccaatcagaatttttgaaaccaagtctgtgattggttggttttgtggcacacttataacggtgtacagagaGTTGAGCGCACGCAGCAGAGAATGTTgtgagcgcaagcaacacattgcgagcaagcgcaaatgaaaaaactgagcgagagggggtgctattgtgtgtgtatgtggataagcgcaaacactgaaatacattttttgcacgcagcaatgaattttgttcactcaaattcagcttttgtacgctcaaaataaatttctcctcaaaatgcaacacttgcacctgcaatctttttttacgtgcgctcagaatagtggcactgAAATAACGCCATAATAtataccaagtccacacaagtcaccaccgatgaatgctcgataaaacgggcggagcgagaacacatccgggactttttcgcgttctcggcttgatgcgtacttcgaattggaacagtacttggtctccgactgatgacgtatcacgagtacacgagaacgcaagtacgcacaagtacgcatattgagaaacggggAAAGTCATGCTAGGCTGTTGCTATGGTGGTTGCTGTGGGCTAGGGTGGACCGCGCGTCCGATTCCTGTTGTTAGCTGTCCGCCGTCGGAAGGCTGCGTTCCATTTAGAAGTAGCGACAGTCTGCCGTAACTCGAACTCAAACCCCGCTTTGTTCTTTAATTAAAGGGCTTTTACAGCCGTTCatgaaacacgcacacacacataaagcactttgcctcaccatgagaatgcaactttactaaaacctttaaagtatctgatataggatagaaaaatgaagcaaccaGAGATTTAATGATGAAGACTCTGGGTTCTTTAGTTCACGTTTTACAGTCCTGAATGACTCACTGCACAtccaaataatttattaaagagGAGTTTAGAATGCACTTTAAATTTAGACagttgctgtttaattttttacattgttactgTGTTATGTCATGATAAGGTTTACCTGCTGGGGGGTTGATGGATCAGCTGGACAATACAGTCAAAGACAGACTTCATCCATCATATGCAAGAATCCtagttggatttttgttttcactcatattTTAGAACAAAATATTGAAAACAACTGTGACAGACTGGATACCTGGTCAGGGTGTACATTACCTTTCACTTAAGCATCCCAGGACAGAGCCCTGCCCCACCATGAGCCTGGATGGATATGtggttataatataaaatgactgatactgaatatgaatatttcatgaaaatcaaattataatatGAATTCCTTTGTTAGCAGGTGTTTGTTATATCCAGCAAGAGATTGATTACATATGTCTGAattgctaaccctaaccctagctcAACAGACCACAATGCCCTGGACTGTCACTATTATTACATGCTGTGAACATAAGTAGCTTTGATCACAGTTTATGTTGTAAAAGAGAaggaatattgaaaaaaagatcTACATTGTGATATTATTTCTTCCAAACTGACCAGAAACATGCTTGTCATACTCTCACAGCACAGGATCAGACTCACTGTGCATGACGGCTCAGGCCAATGATGTCTGTTAGATTGTCAGTTGTTTAGTATACTTCTGTACAGGTAGGGTCACCATCTCTATTTCAGTATAATTAATatgcagaaaacactaaaagttgATTGTCTTCCAATATTCTAgcataattaaaaaactttgactttgttAGTACATATTGTTACAGTCCTAATGCCAATATGATTCTTCATAACTCCTGCTTTGAaatactgagctttaaaattgaCCTGATGAAAGATAATTTACAGTGGCAGTCTGTCAGGATAATTCTGACTATAAGATCACTGTATTAATCTGAATCCTTCTGAAATGTGCTGTGAATGAATGCTGATGCAATTCACTGTGGgaaagctgttaataaaatgaatctgtgacacatgcaacacattcacagaggaagaggacacaaagggaggacacgcagaggctgt
This sequence is a window from Pelmatolapia mariae isolate MD_Pm_ZW linkage group LG8, Pm_UMD_F_2, whole genome shotgun sequence. Protein-coding genes within it:
- the LOC134632929 gene encoding uncharacterized protein LOC134632929 isoform X2 yields the protein MTRSFPGYFKSNLSRGKKRCLTSTKQLVKAGSKTTGLSFYLLSKNTSYTPLPAEELELLQAGMGRQTVSLPEDGDHAEISRLLEETFPKMEYLCGGWLLHKATGGSGRRKLTVIPPETEGYSVKTLKAVSGGGKSTFYIVPLQETLDTSPLPPDSQHFSKMPKKLCYQCNEVMPLQMLAVHINTCKGKFSPDETDDEESELCIVKSKCKLFVQYALRTFLKMRSQSMRVCVGIAFNAWSLKKMTKLHAHQLKLQYAQQTAWKMYCVALNNKSTPQQNLSCVWTEKTFQTEAFSSGREKNLHLPPVFLGWFSLERQAWIQEHLEFLSDMISGIESRFFEGPENKGKNPKYSLTNLDNENFRTVGEIIAVSLAQGGPSPAFFKEWCYNFLCSGEVEFSCLSKEDVADVESSLLISKVEDAADIQSLMMWADEIVTCGYTNQIKMDSKESMIRAIVLHSTTRLIPVLQQLRKGMELYGLVNLMAVNPEACHSLFVPGKILKPDADFIMMSCQPHFSEKGTSRERTERKIINVLQDFLQEIEASDGNTGGAGGEKSESLAVQHVLQWMTGQSHVPILPDEKRHFKITCKFDHECKERLGDHSICYPVVSA
- the LOC134632929 gene encoding uncharacterized protein LOC134632929 isoform X1; translated protein: MAESNNGSNDTTPQYQGNGAVESAVRNLVSLLLNNISTNPSGRPTESGQPEPRNLTIQQEMTRSFPGYFKSNLSRGKKRCLTSTKQLVKAGSKTTGLSFYLLSKNTSYTPLPAEELELLQAGMGRQTVSLPEDGDHAEISRLLEETFPKMEYLCGGWLLHKATGGSGRRKLTVIPPETEGYSVKTLKAVSGGGKSTFYIVPLQETLDTSPLPPDSQHFSKMPKKLCYQCNEVMPLQMLAVHINTCKGKFSPDETDDEESELCIVKSKCKLFVQYALRTFLKMRSQSMRVCVGIAFNAWSLKKMTKLHAHQLKLQYAQQTAWKMYCVALNNKSTPQQNLSCVWTEKTFQTEAFSSGREKNLHLPPVFLGWFSLERQAWIQEHLEFLSDMISGIESRFFEGPENKGKNPKYSLTNLDNENFRTVGEIIAVSLAQGGPSPAFFKEWCYNFLCSGEVEFSCLSKEDVADVESSLLISKVEDAADIQSLMMWADEIVTCGYTNQIKMDSKESMIRAIVLHSTTRLIPVLQQLRKGMELYGLVNLMAVNPEACHSLFVPGKILKPDADFIMMSCQPHFSEKGTSRERTERKIINVLQDFLQEIEASDGNTGGAGGEKSESLAVQHVLQWMTGQSHVPILPDEKRHFKITCKFDHECKERLGDHSICYPVVSA